Below is a window of Candidatus Methanoperedens sp. DNA.
AAAACTTCGTGAACTTGCTGCCGGGTTTCTTGTATGTGAGGGTGTGCTTAAGGGAATCGGGGATATACGTTCAATAAATGTACAGGAAAATACCGTTTTTTGCGAAAGCACAATTGATGCCGGTGAGCTTGAACTATGGAAGGAAGTCAGAAGCTCAGGCTGCATAGGCATCAAGTCTTCATGGGAAGGGATTGAATCCATATCATCAAGCGTCCGGATGAAAAAAGAAGTGCTGCTGAATGCTATCGAGCAAATAAAAGAGCAGGGGAAAATATGGAGACGGACTGGCGGCACGCATTCCTCGCTTATTTGCACTGAAGGAGGCGATATCGTATCGTTTTCTGAGGATGTCAGCAGGGCGTGTTCCGTTGACAAAGCTGCCGGAGCAGCGCTACTTTCAGGTAGAGACCTTTCGAATTGCGCCCTTGTAACCACCGGAAGGCTTTCAGGCGGGATGGTGGCAAAGGCGGCGCGTGCCGGGATTCCTATCGTTGTGAGCAAGGCTGCGCCTTTAAGTACCGGAGTTCGGCTTTCAAAAATGGTCGGGATGACTCTCGTGGCATTTGTAAGGAAACCTGACCTGTATATATATTCAGGCGAAGAAAGGATATCGTGGAAAAAATCATACACTGCAAAGCTCGCGAAGAGCGCAAAGATGTGAATATTAATACTGGAACTGGAAAAAAGAGGAGATTTTTGAGATGGACTTATATAGCCCCTAAGCCACTGCACATTTCACAACGCTTCTTAGCTGGTGAACCCAGCCATTTAACAAGCTGGGCATAAGCAGGTTTGTATCTCCACCCCTTGCCATCGCAACTCGAGCACTTTCTAAATCTATGTGTGTTAAACATTATTTCTAACCTCCAATCTATTGATTGTACTGCTTATTATATAAATTTTTTCTGAAGCATATCCATTGGTTAACTATATATCTTAATACAGAGATAAAAAGGTTAATAATTAAGGTACAAAGATAACATTTCCGGAGGAGATTTTCATGACACTTGATTCAAGAATATCAGAGCTGGCAAAAGCAGCAAAACCCACAGTAGCGATCATTGGTCTTGGTGGAGCGGGCTGTAACATAGTCTCATGGATAGCCCAAAAAGAGATAGCAGGAATCAAAATTATCTCAGCGGATACTGATGCTCCTCATTTATTAGAAGTGAAAGCCGATGTAAAGATCATAATGGGAGAAGAGGCTTATGGGGGAAAAGGGTGCGGCGGTTATGCAGAAAGAGGTACAGAAGCGGCAAGAAAAAGCATAAAGGAAATAAAAAAGGAACTTGCTGGTTCAACACTGATATTCATTATAGCGGGAATGGGTGGAGGTACAGGCACAGGCGCTGCGCATATAGTTGCTGAGGCAACACAGGAAGCAGGGATATTGACCATAGGATGCGTCATGATGCCATTCAGTTATGAACTTTCACGGAGAAAGAAAGCTATCAGCGGAATTAAATCCCTTGCCAATAATTGCGATTCCCTGGTCGTGATAGATAATTCAAGGTTGAGGGATATTGCCGGATCTTTGCCTTTACGAGAAGGTTTTGCCGTAGCGAATGAGTTTGTGGGTGCGTTCATAAAGAATATCTCTGAAACAATTACAAATGCAAGTCTTGTGAACCTTGATTATTCAGACCTTCGAAGCATAGTTGAGCGCGGAGGAATATCAGCTGTCGGGATAGGGCAGGCGCAAGGGGAGAAACGCATACAGAAAGCAGTTGAACTGGCTCTTGCATCGCCGCTTCTTGATGTATCTGATATTTCAGGGACATATGGTGTACTTATTCATATTACAGGCGGCGAAGACATGACACTGGGTGAAGTAACGCAAGCAGGTGAGATCATTCTCCAGAAGGCGCCAAATACAGGACGAATCGTGTGGGGCGCAAAAATTGATGAATCCCTCGAAGGAACCGTTAAGGTTACAGCAGTGCTGACAGGAGTTCTTGACCCTAAGAAACTTGTATGATCTGCAATACAAAGTATTTTTAAGATAGGTCAACAGTTCGAATCCTATGTTCCTGGCTTTAAAAGACCGCATCGATAACCTGTGCGATTACACATACAATTTCACATGGCAGAATAATAAAATCCGTCCGGGGACAATCATCCCTTCCCAGGCTGGTACGAGTTACACTTATTTTGACCTTGTAAATGAGTTGAGGAAAGGGAAGGAGGTGCATATTTCAGGTAATGCAGGCAAAGGTCTGGGTTACAGCATGGGAGTGAACCTCAGGCATTTCGGAGGGACGGGAGCTATTGAAAGTGCAGGAAAACTCTATATCGATGGGGATGTCTCATCAGAAATGGGGATGGGCATGGTTTCAGGAACCATATATATTAAAGGAAATGTGGAGCAGCCCACTGGAAATGTAATAGAGGCGGTATCGGATGAACCAGGTTACAGGAAGTTTCGGTCTATTACGGATATCCTGTGCAATGGAACAGGGAAGGATGTGCTTATCAAGAACAAATATGATTTGCGAAAAAAACATCTGCTACTCGATGATGGAATCATGCGAGGAACAATAGCTGCAAGATGCAACTGCGAAGCTGCAATCACAGTTGAGGGTGAGGCATATAATGGAACAGGGCTTTTGATGCAAAAAGGCAAGATCCATATCACAGGAGATGCAGGCATGAATACTGGCGCGCATCTTGATGGCGGTCTTATAATTATTGAAGGAGCAGCAGGTGAATTTGCCGGGGCGTATATGAAGAAGGGCATACTTATTTTAAATGATGCAAAGGGATACGCAGGGGCCAGTATGAAGGATGGGGCGATCTTATCAAAGAAAAAAGTCAATGTTTCGCCTCCGGTAGAAGAACTTGACATAGCGCAGGAAGATGCTAAACTGATTATGAAAAATCTGGGCATTGGTCATGTCGAAGCTATGAGCTATCATAAATACGGGATAGTTAAGGAGAGACTTGTCAGGATGAAGGATGGGTCGGTAGTTGTGAGAAAAGTCGGGGAGTGATCCGTGGAACTGTAAGCTTTATGTGAGGAGAACTTGAAAGAAGTGAGATCTATCGACTATTTTTGATTTATATAAGTTAATATTCTATGATAATGATGTTTGACACCCAAACGTATATCAGGTTTGTTACCAAATCTAATTTGTTCATGTCAGAATATTACAATATCCTTACAAAAGTGATGGCAAATAAGCAGATGTCAATCAGCAGCATAGCAAGGGAATTGAAAAAGAACGGATACGACCAGCACAGGCTGATACTTACAGGATATCTTCGGGCTTTGCATGAAATCGGTTACGTGGAAGAGCTCGACATACCGCCATCAAAAGTATATATTTTAAAACCCGGTATGAAACGTGATGTTTATAGTATTGTGAAAGAGCATTTGAAAGATATTGATATTTCAAAAAGGTTAGAAATTGCAGTATTTATTCTTTCTTCACTTTTCCACCGCCCGTCTTTCAAATATGAGCTTGAATTGCTGGGTATCGAAGCGCGAAAGACCGACACAGTAAAGGAGTCAAAGGATGCCCTCCTCAATGAACACCGCACGGCCGTAACACGCATAAAAATTCCAGTAGATGATCCGGCTTTTGAGATGAACGGGGACATAAGTGAGATACAACTTCTTGGGAACAAAGTCCTTATAGATATTATTAAAGACCTGATCGACCTTGACGGATTAAAGGCAAAGTCGCAGCAGACAAAACTTGCCTGACATGAACTACTTTATCTCCTTTTCTCACACAGGAACAAAAAGGGATGATCGGATCGACAATAGAAAGCTTTAAGTAAATGTTATAAATATATAACATTAAGTTAGAACTACGCAACAAAGATGATATTATGAAAAAAGAAAATAAAATAAGCATTGCAGTTGCTGTGGGCTTTCTTGCGCTTGGAATGATATTGAGCAATTATCCGGGCAGCGTAAGTTCCGGCATACTGTCAGGCATATTCGCGGTTGGGTTATCGATGCTATTCACAAGCCTGTACAGGCATTTCAAGTATGGCGAGGGAGTAGAGCAGGATGAAAGAACAAGAAAAGTAATGTATCGCGCGCTTGCAGGCTCCTGGTTTGCCACGTTAGTTCTGACAACGGTATTGATGTTTGCGGATAAGGTTAACGTAAACCTGGATATTCGGGGTGCTTTAAGCATTGTCTTTTTCTTCATGGTGTTCACATTCAGCGCATTCAATTGGTATTTTGAGAAAAAAGAGGATATGTAATGAAACTTCTTTCGATAATTGGCGCGGCAGTGCTTGCCATCCCGTTTGTGCTTATTCAATATTTTGAAAGAAAGGGGATGCGCAGTGAAATTCAGAACCGATAAAGATATTTTGTTTGAAGCGGGTTTTTTTATTTTTTTGGTGTTAATTTTTTTTGCGCGTTGGCTTCAAAATACATCAAATCAGCATCTGTCACTCTTTATTGCTATTTGGGCCACTATGCTGGTAAGAACGATATATCAATCAACAAAATCAAAACCAACAGTTATTCTTGTCGATGAACGAGGACAATATGCGTTATTTGCATTTTATTTCCACAAAAAAGGCGATATATGATGAAAACCCGCATCAAGGAATTCCGCGCAAAATATGACCTGACTCAGGAAAAGCTTGCACAACAAGTCGGGGTCAGGCGTGAGACCATTGTTTTTCTTGAGCAGGGAAAGTACAATCCGTCGCTGAAGTTAGCGCATGATGTTGCAAAGGCGCTGAAATCGAAAATTGAGGAGTTATTTATTTTTGAAGATGATTAAAAATGCCTAAGAAAAAAAGGTCGGTCAAAACAGGTCTTCCGCCAGGGTCATTGATCCATATCGGGGAGAAAAAATCTGAACATGTAAGGATCAGGATACTTGATTATGATGAAAATCAATTTGAGGAAAAAGAGGCCAGGACAATTGAGGAGTGTTTTCCCTTCAAAGACAAGCCAACGACCACATGGATAAATATTGATGGCCTTCACCAGGTTGATATAATTGAAAAGATAGGAAACAAATTTGGCTTCCATCCCCTTCTGCTTGAAGACATCCTGAATACAGAGCAGCGCCCCAAGATAGAGGATTTTGAGACACATATCTATATTGTCTTAAAGATGCTCTATTATAATGAAAAAACACACAATATAGACATAGAACAGATCAGTATAATTTTTGGGCATAATTTTGTAATTTCGTTCCAGGAAAAAGAAGGTAATATTTTCGATC
It encodes the following:
- the fdhD gene encoding formate dehydrogenase accessory sulfurtransferase FdhD, with protein sequence MRMKANWHAEKAGKWTSYWKDEAHDPSAPYILTKCMEISGSDRKELELDVVEEESIKIMLNGRHLVTLLALPGKLRELAAGFLVCEGVLKGIGDIRSINVQENTVFCESTIDAGELELWKEVRSSGCIGIKSSWEGIESISSSVRMKKEVLLNAIEQIKEQGKIWRRTGGTHSSLICTEGGDIVSFSEDVSRACSVDKAAGAALLSGRDLSNCALVTTGRLSGGMVAKAARAGIPIVVSKAAPLSTGVRLSKMVGMTLVAFVRKPDLYIYSGEERISWKKSYTAKLAKSAKM
- the ftsZ gene encoding cell division protein FtsZ: MTLDSRISELAKAAKPTVAIIGLGGAGCNIVSWIAQKEIAGIKIISADTDAPHLLEVKADVKIIMGEEAYGGKGCGGYAERGTEAARKSIKEIKKELAGSTLIFIIAGMGGGTGTGAAHIVAEATQEAGILTIGCVMMPFSYELSRRKKAISGIKSLANNCDSLVVIDNSRLRDIAGSLPLREGFAVANEFVGAFIKNISETITNASLVNLDYSDLRSIVERGGISAVGIGQAQGEKRIQKAVELALASPLLDVSDISGTYGVLIHITGGEDMTLGEVTQAGEIILQKAPNTGRIVWGAKIDESLEGTVKVTAVLTGVLDPKKLV
- a CDS encoding formylmethanofuran dehydrogenase codes for the protein MFLALKDRIDNLCDYTYNFTWQNNKIRPGTIIPSQAGTSYTYFDLVNELRKGKEVHISGNAGKGLGYSMGVNLRHFGGTGAIESAGKLYIDGDVSSEMGMGMVSGTIYIKGNVEQPTGNVIEAVSDEPGYRKFRSITDILCNGTGKDVLIKNKYDLRKKHLLLDDGIMRGTIAARCNCEAAITVEGEAYNGTGLLMQKGKIHITGDAGMNTGAHLDGGLIIIEGAAGEFAGAYMKKGILILNDAKGYAGASMKDGAILSKKKVNVSPPVEELDIAQEDAKLIMKNLGIGHVEAMSYHKYGIVKERLVRMKDGSVVVRKVGE
- a CDS encoding helix-turn-helix transcriptional regulator — encoded protein: MKTRIKEFRAKYDLTQEKLAQQVGVRRETIVFLEQGKYNPSLKLAHDVAKALKSKIEELFIFEDD